GGGTGTCCCCATTGCAGGGACCATGCTGCAGCAGGATGACAGGTGTCCCCCAGTGTCCTCAGtgcaggggacagggctgtgcAGGGTGCCAGGGGTGCCAGTGCTGTGCCTGGGTGTCCCCAGTGCAGGGGACAGTGCCATGCTTGGGTGTTCCCAGtgcaggggacagggctgtgcAGGGTGCCAGGGGTGCCAGTGCTGTGCCTGGGTGTCCCCAGTGCAGGGGACAGTGCCATGCTTGGGTGTCCCCATTGCAGGGACCATGCTGTGCCGGGTGACAGGAGTACCCGGGTGTCCCCAGTGCAGGGGACAGTGCCAGGCAAGGTGACAGGGGTGCCAGTGCTGTGCCCGGGTGTCCCCAGtgcaggggacagggctgtgcAGGGTGCCAGGGGTGCCAGCGCTGTGCCTGGGTGTCCCCAGTGCAGGGGACAGTGCCACGGCTGGGTGACCCCATTGCAGGGACCGTGGCCGTGCCGGGTGACaggtgtccccccgtgtccccggtgCAGGGGACAGCGCCGTGCCGGGTGACAGTGCTGCCAGCGCTGCACCCGGCCGTCCCCGGTGGCGGTGCCGGTGGCGGTGGCGGTGCCGGCGGTCCGtgagccggccccgccgcgggggtcCCCGTCGTGCCCGGTCTCCCCGGCGGCgacgcggggccggggccgccggcggAAAGTGTGTCACTGGGGCACGAGGCTCTCCCCGGGAATCACatgggggaggcggcggcgccgcgtgCGGCCGAGTGCGCAGCCGCGGCCggtggcgggcgggcggcggggcgggcggcgggcgcacAACAGCCCtcgccgggcggcggcgcggcaCGGCTCGGCGCGGCTCCCCTCGCCTCGGCTCCGGCAGGGACAgccccccgcgtcccccctccCAGGATGGCCGCCCCCGAGGCCGGCAGCACAGGTCAGTGCCCCGGCGGAACAtccaaccacccccccccccccccctccgtgcGCACCGGGACCGTGGCGGGCACCGGAGCGGAGTCCCGAGTCGGTGCAGCGGGACCGCAGCGAGGGGAGACCCGCGAGTCGGAGGGGTCCGGACGCCGGGACCGGGGGGGGATCCCGCACACCCCAGCGGGCAGGATGCGCGCACCGGGACCGCATCCCGGAACGGGGCTCCTTCCTACCGGGACCGGGCGGTCCTGCATAGCGGGGTAAGGaccgggcagcggggccggggcgtccccgggagggagggagggaaggagggagggatgcgcGCTGGCACCGGGGCGTTTTGCGCACCGGGGCGACCCGAACACCGGCACCGGAGCGCTCCAGTCgccggggcaggagggatggagaccGGGATCGGGGGAGTCCTGATCGCCGGGGCGCGTTGGACGCGGGGGGGTAGGAAGGGTGAGGACCGGGATCGGTGCACCGGGGCGTCCCGGGCAGCTGGACCGAGGTGTCCCGGGCAGCGGGACCGAAGGGTAGGACACCGAATAGGAGGAACGGACACTGGCATCGGGGTGTCCCGGGCACCGGAGGACGGGCAGCCGGCATCGGGATGTCCCGGGCACCGGGACTGGAGAATAGGACACGGGGACGGGAGGAACGGACATGGGGATCGGGGTGTCCCGGGGACGGGAGGAACGGACACGGGGATCGGGGTGTCCCGGGCACCGGAGGGACAGGCAGCCAGCATCGGGGTGTCCCGGGTACCGGGACCGGAGGGACGGCCATCGGGAGCGGGGTGTCCGGGACACCGGGaccggcggggagcgcggcgggacCGGGCAGCCCGTGGATGGCGGAGGCGGGAACGCGCGTGCCCGGGTCCCCCCTCGCGGGGACGCGCACCGGGAGGGACGGCGACGGTGGAAACGGAGGCGGTGCCCCCCCCCCgtccgctccccccccccccggcacgtgtccccctccccgccgctgccaCGTGCGGAGTTTGTTttccccgcagccccgccccgccccccgcccatTGGCCGCCTCGTGACATCATCGCTGCCCCCCTTCGTGACGTCACACCCGGAAGTGGGGGACGCCGCGTTCCACTCTCCCTTTCCAACCCCGGGGGGGGGcgaagggaggaggggaggggggagctgtcTCCACGGCAACGAGAAAGGGGGCGCGGCCTCTCGGCGCGGGCCaatggggtgggaggggggcggGGCAAAGCGTGAaggggcggggccgcgggaggCCACGTGCGGCTCGAGCACGTGGGGCGGCGGCGTGAGGCCgcctgagccggggctggggtggggggggcggggatgcGGGgaggctctttggggggggggggtccccaggagggGGGTCGCAGTGTTTTGGGGCGGGGAGTGTCCCCCATATCCTGCTGCACCCCCAGTATTTTGGTGTCCCAGCAGCTGGGGATCCCCCGGAGCTGCAGttttggcgggggtgggggggtggggtggtgtgtgGGACCTACTGTCCCCGATTCGGTGACCCCCTTTGGAGGTGGCTCGGtgacaaggggggggggggggggttggtggcaCCGGTGGTGGCGGCAGGCTGGCTGCGGGGCCAACGTGTGCGGCAGGAGACACATGTCCCCCGGCGATCCCGTGTGTCCCCAGTGTCACCCTCCACGTGTCCCCGAGCTGtgtgtcctggtgctgctgcaTGGAGGGGGGGAgagactggggtggggggggggggggggggggggagctgtgaCCTCTGGCATGGCTGACAGCACCGTGGGGGTCCCCACCTTTGTGGGGTTTCCCCACGCAAAGCCGACCCAGCCCTGCAGTGGGGGCTGCATTCCCCCTGGTGGGGGCTGTgacacccccccactcccccccaaccccgggtgctatggggggtgggggctgctgtctggacctgtggggctgggagcaaggCTGTGCCACCGGAGCCGGCGGGCGGAACTGCCGTGACCTCCCGGTTATGGGGTTCCCGGCCCACATTCCTCCCACGGGCGCTTCCCGGGGGCCGTGCCCGTGTCCCTGGCTGGCACGCACCCAGGCCACCCGGCTGGCCCCGTCCCACGTGGGGACGGCACCCGTGGCGGGCGCGGTGCCTGACTCAGGGCGGGCGGCACACGTGTGGCCGCGGCGTGGCGTGACACCCACGGCTCCGGGATGCATCCGGGCTGCTTccccggggacccccacccccGGGGTTGCGATGCCCTTTCCCCGGGGTCTCCTCCCGAGCCTGGGTGCGGGGGGAGGCTGAGCCCGGCGCAGCTCGGTGCATGTGTGGCcctgctgctctgcccgcaggCGGCGTGATCAGCTACGTGGGCTCCAGCGGCGCCTCACCCAACCGCACCAGCCCCGTCTCGCTCTGCAGCGAcagctccaacagcagctcccagtccggctcccagcccttccccgccTACTTTCCCCCGTCGCCCACCGGCTCCCTCCAAGACTCCCGCGCCTATGGCGGGGGCTCGCTGGCCCCCCGTGAGGAtggctccccttcctcctcctcctcttcctcctcctcctcctcctcatcgtACGCCTCCTCGGTGAACTACCCCGGGGTGCAGCAGGTCCCCGTGGACGAGCGCGCCGCAGCTCGCCCAGCAAAGCCGGCAGCACCGTCACCAGTgagtggggtgggctgggggggggggtggcgggtggTGTCGTgttcccccccctcacccccgcgGTGGGCACCTCGGCACCCCGCTCACCCCCGACCCTCCCCAGAGCTGAACGGGATGGTGCTGCTCTGCAAGGTCTGCGGGGACGTCGCCTCCGGCTTCCACTACGGCGTCCACGCCTGCGAGGGCTGCAAGGTACCGGGGATGGCATCGGGGTGACGCGGAGCTCCTGATGTGCTGGGGAAGCCCCGAGTGacacccttcccttccctcccctccccggctccgcAGGGCTTCTTCCGCCGCAGCATCCAGCAGAACATCCAGTACAAGAAGTGCCTCAAGAACGAGAACTGCTCCATCGTCCGCATCAACCGCAACCGCTGCCAGCAGTGCCGCTTCAAGAAGTGCCTGCTGGTCGGCATGTCCCGCGACGGTGAGCTCGGCCCCGGCCTCCCCCgggacccctccccaccccccgaaCCGGGGACCCCATGCTGAGTGCTGTACATCccccctgtgcccagggctgcATGTCCCCTCCCCTGATGGGTGTCCTCCCCCATGGTCAGGGCTGTACGTCCACCTCCAGGGTCGGgtccccctgcctgcactgggtgCCATCCATGCCCCGCGGGacgtgtccctctgtccctgtgctgtacatcccctccagggatgggtctcCCCCATGCTCAGGGCTGTATGTCCCCTTCCCGGGATGGGTGTCCCCCATCGTCAGGCTGTATGTCCTCTCCAGGTCCCCCCATGCTCAGGGCTGTATGTCCCCTTCCTGGGATGGGCACCCTGTGCTTGAGGCTGTACGTCCCCTCCAGGGTCAGGTCCCCCTTCCTGCACTGAGTGCCATCCATGCCCCATGGGACACGTCCCCCTCTCCCGCCATGCTCGGGGCTGTACGTCCCCTCCAGTGATGGACCCCGCTACGCTCAGGGCTGTGCGTCCCCTCCaagccggggaggagggggaacaggGATGCAGCCACGTACCCGGCAGTCCCTGGTCCCCCatcgcgcggggctgggggggtgtcggggtgccTGGGGTGCCCACTAACGCCGGTGTCCCCCGCAGCGGTGCGCTTCGGGCGCATCCCCAAGCGGGAGAAGCAGCGGATGCTGGCGGAGATGCAGAGCGCCATGAACGGCATGGGCGGCACCGTGCCGGCGATGCCCGGCCCCGGCGAGGGTCTGGTGCCGGCTGGGGGCCGcgcgccgccccccggccccccaccacTCGCCCCCCCTGCCTGCTTCTCCCAGTTCCCCCAGCAGCTGACGCCCCCGCCGCTcgcccagccctgggggggccACCGAAGACGTCATCGCGCAGGTGGCCAAGGCTCACAAAGAGATCTTCGTCTACGCGCACGACaagctgggaccccccccagcctgcGACAGCGGCCTCCTGCACTGGGACGCCCCCCCCCGCCTGGACCCCCGGCCCCCCTGAACCCCGGCTCTGCCCCCCCACCTACCCCGAGCCCCCCACGCGGGGCTGCCCCTGGCCCCGCGGCGCCAAGGACGTCCTGCCGGT
The Rissa tridactyla isolate bRisTri1 unplaced genomic scaffold, bRisTri1.patW.cur.20221130 scaffold_427, whole genome shotgun sequence genome window above contains:
- the NR1D1 gene encoding LOW QUALITY PROTEIN: nuclear receptor subfamily 1 group D member 1 (The sequence of the model RefSeq protein was modified relative to this genomic sequence to represent the inferred CDS: inserted 1 base in 1 codon; deleted 3 bases in 3 codons), with the translated sequence MAAPEAGSTGGVISYVGSSGASPNRTSPVSLCSDSSNSSSQSGSQPFPAYFPPSPTGSLQDSRAYGGGSLAPREDGSPSSSSSSSSSSSSSYASSVNYPGVQQVPVDEXRRSSPSKAGSTVTKLNGMVLLCKVCGDVASGFHYGVHACEGCKGFFRRSIQQNIQYKKCLKNENCSIVRINRNRCQQCRFKKCLLVGMSRDAVRFGRIPKREKQRMLAEMQSAMNGMGGTVPAMPGPGEGLVPAGGRAPPPGPPPLAPPACFSQFPQQLTPPRSPSPGGATEDVIAQVAKAHKEIFVYAHDKLGPPPACDSGLLHWDAPPAWTPGPPEPRLCPPTYPEPPTRGCPWPRGAKDVLPACPMNSHPPGRSGRSVQEIWEDFSLSFTPAVREVVEFAKHIPGFQALSQHDQVTLLKAGTFE